The genomic segment CAGTACGATAAGACTCAACGGTTCTTGTCGGATAGTCAAGATGCCCCACCTGCTCGACTGGTGCACGACGGAAATCTTCTCGGGCAAACAGTGTCTCGATGGAACGGGTCTTGCGCGTGGGCAAATCCATTCCATCGGGACCGAGGAAAATCATATCGGTAATGTGATACTGCGATGGATTCTGACGCACGTGCACGCCACCGCCATGCTTTCCCTGCTTCAGTTCGTAACGCATGATCGGAATCGGCAGCGTCCGCAAATCGACTACGTTGATGCCGCAAGACAACAGGCCGGAGATGAAACTCCGCGAGAATACTCGAGATGCCGAGGACACACCACGGCTGACGACGATCGACTCGCCTTTCAGAAGTGTGGCTCCAAATGCACATCCCAATTTTGCGGCGAATTCCGGTGTGACCTCAATATTTCCGAGGCCGGATACTTTGGAATCAGAGAACAACTCGCGATTCCATTTCTCGCCCCAGATAAGCGACGACGATACGGTAGCCCCAGCCTCAATCTCTTTGCCCGGCCAGATCTTGCAGTTCGCTTTGACGGTGGAACCTTGACGCAATTTGACATGGTCGCTGACCACAGCTTCTTCGTTGATGGAGACGTTCTTCTCGACAGTTACATCATTGCAGACAATCGCCTGTGTGATCTGCGCACCTTCACCAACAGTCGTGTCGTGCCAGATGACGCTGCTTTCGATGGTCGCATTGGCGGCAATTTTACAGCGATCGCCAATGACGGAATTGCTGATATGAGCTCCAGCCTCGATCTCGGCTCCGTCTCCAACGATGACCGCTCCCGAGAAATGAGCATTCTCATCGACGTGGAATTCGCGGTTAATCCAAATCGTTGCATTCTCGCGATGGAGCTGATTGTATGTTGTCTCGATCTTAACTTGTTCATTCAGAATGTCCAGATGTGCTTTCTGGTACTCGGAGAGATTGCCGATATCGCGCCAGTATCCGGGGGCAATGTAGCCATACAGGCGTTCATTGTCTTTGAGCATGCCGGGAAAAAGATTCTGCGAGAAGTCAAAGTTCTGCCCTTTGGGGATGCGCTCGAATACCTTCGGCTCCAGGATGTAGATGCCTGTGTTGATTGTATCTGAGAATACTTCACCCCAAGTGGGTTTTTCGAGGAATCGCGATATCTTTCCATCGGCGTCTGTAATGACCACGCCGTACGCGAGCGGGTTTTCCATTCGTGTCAGTATGATAGTAGCTGCCGCTTGCCGCTCTTCATGGAACTTGATTGCCGCCGTGAGATCGAAATCGGTAAGCACATCGCCACTGATAACCATTACCCGGTTGCCCTGATAGAAATCCTCGGCGGCTTTGACTGCACCGGCAGTGCCAAAATCATCCTCGGCGAGCAAGTACTTCATATTCACTCCGAATTCGGAGCCGTCTTTGAAGTAGCTCTTGATCTCCTCCGGCTGGAAATACAGAAGTGTGACGTAATCTTTGAGGTCGTGCTTCTTGAGGAGATTAACAATATGGTGGAGCATCGGGAGATTTGCTACCGGCACCATCGGCTTCGGCAGACTCTGAGTTAAAGGACGCAGCCTTGTTCCAAAACCTCCGGCCATAATAACTGTTTTCATATTCTATCGAGTTCCTGTTCCACGAAGCATCATGTTAGCAGATTAGCATCAAAATATCTTATCACATCATAAAAGTCGGCAAATTTCTGCCAGTCAACCGCTTTTTCCTGTGCGAGTTTGATTAAATCGCCGCGGGCAAAGAGGACATCAGCGACCCCGACTGCACAGCGATCCGAGAAACCGTCGCCGATATAAACAGTCAGCTCACCATCTTTTCGAAGGGACTTTACGCGTTCACCCTTGCAGGTACCGCAGAAACCGCAGCCATTAGCGAAGTAGGGGAAAGTCGGGTACAGACTGCCATTTATGAAGTTTGCTTTATTGGCGTGGATGTCCAGATCCGCGAACCCTGCCTTGCCAAGAAAGGCGTCGATGTAGAAATCGAGTCCATCGGAACAAATATGAAGCGGGATTTGGTGCTGTCCGAGAAGGTCGACGAACTCCTGAAAACCCCTCTCGACTTCAATGCGGCTAAGAGCTTCGATCATCTCTTCGCGGCTGGCTTTGATGTAATGACATTCGCGCCACAAACATTCACGCGAATTGATCTTTTGCTCAATCCAGAGCTTGACTGTTCCGTGATTTCGTTTGCCGGAGAAGTGATTAAACAGCGAGGCGCCAACGTCCTTGGCGGAGATAGTGCCATCAAAATCCGAGAAAACCCGAATTGGGCGAGGTTTCGTTAACCGATCCATTTGAATATCAGCCAAAGCAGCGATAGAATCAAACCGGCGATGGCGAGGTTCATTACTCGCCGGACGAACATCGTTATGGTAAACGCCATGAGTACTGCGGGAATGACTAAGAGGTAGAACTTGATTGCCAGCGCCGAGACCGGCAGGTTCTGTATCGAAATATCGAAGAACGAAGCGACTGAAGCTGAAATGAGCAGTAAGATCATGATGACAAGAGCGCTCTTGTACATTTGAGCCATGATCTGTTCTGGAGATTTCATTCTTAGCCTTTCACTGCTGACATGATCATGGTAACTGCGGTATAGAGCAAAATCGCCGCAAAGAGAATCTTGATATAGAGAGAATCGATCTTGTGAAACACCCTCGCGCCAAGAAAGGCTCCGGCAACCGTACCAAGAGTTGCAAACGGCACCCACTCGACGGGAAGATCCCCTCTGGTCACGTAAGGGATTGAAGCTACCGCGGCACTGATTCCGACCATCATCGTGGAAGTTGCGACTGCTTCCTTCACTGGCTTGCCGAGAATGATCTGGAGAATCGGCACTTTGACAATACCGCCGCCAATTCCCAGCAGTCCAACTAATCCGCCCGCGAATACCGAGGCTCCCATTGCCACCGGATAGGCGTTCTTTATTCCGCCGGCATTTTTGGCATCCGATCTCCCGAATAACATTACTACGGCTGAAAACACCAGGATTACTGCAAAGACTATTGCCAATCCTTGTTCAGAGACGTGACCCGCCAAACTCCCGGCTGCGTAAGAACCGACGATTGTCGTGGTTTCCAAGTACAATACTGCCTTGAGATCGACCAGGCCGCTCTCCAGATACTTTGTCGCTGAGGTCACCGAGGTCGCCATCACGCAACAGAGCGAAAGTGCGACAGCTTGGTGGATCGGCAGTTTGAGAATCAGCGTGAAAATCGGAACGAGCAGGACGCCGCCGCCAAGACCAAGTATTGATGATAGCGCACCGACAATTGCGCTGAGGGCGAGAATAACTGCGGAATCTTGCATTACTGGGCTGCCTTCTTGACGATTGCCAAAGCCTCAGCGAGACACGGATCATCGGTGCGAGCGCTGAACTCCAACGATGGCTCGCCACCGATCTTGACCCGGTGAATTGTCTTCAACAAGGTTCGGACGATCTCGAATCTGTACTCACCGAGCGAAACATCGCCAATATCTCGATGTGTCTCACGCATATGGCGATAGATCGGATCCATTTCCTTGTTCATGTCGTTAAGGCTCATATCGCTCAGAGCCCGGCCGAGCGGGTCATAGCGAAATCGTCTGTCGCGCAAATAGTTTTCGAACTGCGCCAAGAGCGAGTCTTCGTCTTCAGATCGAGGAAAGTCGGGAAATTTGTTCGCGGTGACGAAGTCGAGCAGATAACCGCCATGAATCAACTCAAATAGCAGTGAGCTCATGCGCGGTTTCCGACACTCAATCGAAGGAATTACTGCAGTCGAAGGTTCGGACGTCTTGGTCGAGTCGAGCAAAGTATCAACAACCTCACTGAATCCGTGATCGATTCTCTCGTCGAGTGAGACATAGAGCCGTTGACCGCTGCGCAGTAAAATCTCGTCGACCTCGGCGAGTGAACCGGCCGTGGATGCTCCAATTGTGGTTGCTTCGTCGATTGTTGCGAGATTTCGGGCGATTTCTTCGGTAGCGCCCTTGGTCGTGCGATCGATCAGGATGGCAAGTGGTTTACCTTTGACCGAATCTTCAATCAATTTTGAAATGCGTTGAGCCATCTTATGGTCATCACCGCCTGAATCGCGCAGGTCAACGATGAAACCACGAGCACTGTTTGTGTTCAACGTCTTTATCTCTTGCTCTATATCTAGTGCTGCTGGCAGTCGCAAGACAATGAAGCATATAGAATCTTCGAATGCAACCCGTGCACCATCGGCCGATTCAATCGCCGCAATTTGAACGGTGACACTGTCATCACGACCTTCGCGCTCGAAGAATATCTGCGTTGCTCCCTCGGAGCGCGAATTCAGATAGTCGATGAAGTCGATTACGAC from the bacterium genome contains:
- a CDS encoding NTP transferase domain-containing protein — encoded protein: MKTVIMAGGFGTRLRPLTQSLPKPMVPVANLPMLHHIVNLLKKHDLKDYVTLLYFQPEEIKSYFKDGSEFGVNMKYLLAEDDFGTAGAVKAAEDFYQGNRVMVISGDVLTDFDLTAAIKFHEERQAAATIILTRMENPLAYGVVITDADGKISRFLEKPTWGEVFSDTINTGIYILEPKVFERIPKGQNFDFSQNLFPGMLKDNERLYGYIAPGYWRDIGNLSEYQKAHLDILNEQVKIETTYNQLHRENATIWINREFHVDENAHFSGAVIVGDGAEIEAGAHISNSVIGDRCKIAANATIESSVIWHDTTVGEGAQITQAIVCNDVTVEKNVSINEEAVVSDHVKLRQGSTVKANCKIWPGKEIEAGATVSSSLIWGEKWNRELFSDSKVSGLGNIEVTPEFAAKLGCAFGATLLKGESIVVSRGVSSASRVFSRSFISGLLSCGINVVDLRTLPIPIMRYELKQGKHGGGVHVRQNPSQYHITDMIFLGPDGMDLPTRKTRSIETLFAREDFRRAPVEQVGHLDYPTRTVESYRTDFLKHVDSEAIAAKKFKLVIDFSHGGASEIFGGIFSSLNTELISLNAYPDPNLLVADSRRSLNTMASIVKSLGADVGIQLSRSAEKITVVDRNGAVITDQLLLLIVTSLFLSSYQTRKIAVPVMASMGVEKIAEQYGVQVTRVRSDHLAMMQAYKSEDIDFVGGTRGGFMLSSFQLGADGMFATIKLLEMLAKQNADLAEMRSEFERFHSVEEQVPCSWSKKGQVMRLLMENTEGKNRQLVDGARFQDGDSWVWIAPDRNAAYFTVVAESEDKKQAEVLAKKYCEQVVKWQE
- a CDS encoding MtnX-like HAD-IB family phosphatase — translated: MDRLTKPRPIRVFSDFDGTISAKDVGASLFNHFSGKRNHGTVKLWIEQKINSRECLWRECHYIKASREEMIEALSRIEVERGFQEFVDLLGQHQIPLHICSDGLDFYIDAFLGKAGFADLDIHANKANFINGSLYPTFPYFANGCGFCGTCKGERVKSLRKDGELTVYIGDGFSDRCAVGVADVLFARGDLIKLAQEKAVDWQKFADFYDVIRYFDANLLT
- a CDS encoding sulfite exporter TauE/SafE family protein: MQDSAVILALSAIVGALSSILGLGGGVLLVPIFTLILKLPIHQAVALSLCCVMATSVTSATKYLESGLVDLKAVLYLETTTIVGSYAAGSLAGHVSEQGLAIVFAVILVFSAVVMLFGRSDAKNAGGIKNAYPVAMGASVFAGGLVGLLGIGGGIVKVPILQIILGKPVKEAVATSTMMVGISAAVASIPYVTRGDLPVEWVPFATLGTVAGAFLGARVFHKIDSLYIKILFAAILLYTAVTMIMSAVKG